One segment of Nocardioides sp. QY071 DNA contains the following:
- the gnd gene encoding phosphogluconate dehydrogenase (NAD(+)-dependent, decarboxylating), whose product MHIGLVGLGKMGGNMRTRLRDAGHTVVGYDRNPDLADVESLAAMVEALPTPKVVWVMVPAGDPTRSTIAELKELLGEGDLVVDGGNSKYTDDAINAASLAEKGIGFVDCGVSGGVWGLENGYALMYGGAASDIEKVQPAFDALKPEEGGAVHAGPTPGAGHFAKMVHNGIEYAMMQAYAEGWELLEKVDIVENVPAIFESWRHGTVIRSWLLDLLTEAIEDDEHLDQLRGYADDSGEGRWTVQAAIDNAVPMHVIASSLFARFTSRQEDSPAMKAIAAMRNQFGGHAVHTEPPPGGEANPTS is encoded by the coding sequence GTGCACATCGGACTCGTCGGACTCGGAAAGATGGGCGGCAACATGCGCACCCGGTTGCGCGACGCCGGCCACACGGTGGTCGGCTACGACCGCAACCCGGACCTGGCCGATGTCGAGAGCCTGGCCGCGATGGTCGAGGCACTGCCCACCCCCAAGGTGGTCTGGGTGATGGTGCCGGCCGGCGACCCGACCCGCTCCACGATCGCCGAGCTCAAGGAGCTGCTCGGCGAGGGCGACCTGGTCGTCGACGGCGGCAACTCCAAGTACACCGACGACGCGATCAACGCCGCCTCGCTGGCCGAGAAGGGCATCGGCTTCGTCGACTGCGGCGTCTCCGGCGGCGTCTGGGGCCTCGAGAACGGCTACGCCCTCATGTACGGCGGTGCCGCCTCCGACATCGAGAAGGTCCAGCCGGCCTTCGACGCGCTCAAGCCCGAGGAGGGCGGAGCGGTCCACGCCGGCCCGACGCCGGGCGCCGGGCACTTCGCCAAGATGGTCCACAACGGCATCGAGTACGCCATGATGCAGGCCTACGCCGAGGGCTGGGAGCTGCTCGAGAAGGTCGACATCGTCGAGAACGTGCCCGCGATCTTCGAGTCGTGGCGCCACGGCACCGTGATCCGGTCCTGGCTGCTCGACCTGCTGACCGAGGCCATCGAGGACGACGAGCACCTCGACCAGCTGCGCGGGTACGCCGACGACTCGGGTGAGGGCCGCTGGACGGTCCAGGCGGCGATCGACAACGCGGTGCCGATGCACGTGATCGCCTCGTCGCTGTTCGCACGGTTCACCTCGCGCCAGGAGGACAGCCCGGCGATGAAGGCGATCGCGGCGATGCGCAACCAGTTCGGCGGGCACGCCGTGCACACCGA